The Triticum aestivum cultivar Chinese Spring chromosome 7B, IWGSC CS RefSeq v2.1, whole genome shotgun sequence genome window below encodes:
- the LOC123158845 gene encoding protein ALP1-like has product MQRPEISPFSKKKLYFCCPAETLSSCMVNQQGFESLYRMRRSTFSYICSLVRIPFFEDMMTRDHTFVDGKMMSLQDGVAIALSVLNSGEPSQIVGSSLGVNESTVSLVTQRFVEAMWERAYYHISWPGSTKMKNIKRKFDKIHGLPNCCGVVHTTHIAFGSSLESDSRPMQIVVDSNLRFSEIWVEWPGMNQSSILHESWLFRSCEEGTQLNGSNLKLSEGSYVGEYIIGDAGYPLLPWLLTPYHLEDKDPLSADLPPWQAEFNRRHSAGRRLRRKLQGWRRRRRRCDS; this is encoded by the coding sequence atgcagaggccggagatctcccccttttctaaaaaaaaattgtATTTTTGTTGCCCTGCAGAAACCTTATCATCTTGTATGGTGAACCAACAAGGATTTGAGTCTTTGTACAGAATGAGAAGAAGCACCTTCAGTTATATCTGCAGCTTGGTTAGGATCCCATTTTTTGAAGATATGATGACAAGGGATCACACCTTTGTTGATGGAAAAATGATGTCTTTACAAGATGGAGTAGCCATTGCACTGAGTGTACTGAACTCTGGTGAGCCATCACAGATCGTAGGATCCTCTCTTGGTGTGAATGAGTCAACTGTCTCGCTGGTAACTCAAAGGTTTGTTGAGGCTATGTGGGAGCGAGCATATTACCACATCAGTTGGCCTGGCTCCACTAAAATGAAGAATATCAAGCGTAAGTTTGACAAGATCCACGGCCTGCCAAACTGCTGCGGTGTTGTACATACAACCCACATCGCCTTTGGATCAAGTTTGGAGAGTGACAGCCGGCCAAtgcaaattgtcgtcgattcaaaTCTGAGATTCAGCGAAATTTGGGTGGAGTGGCCAGGTATGAACCAATCAAGTATTTTGCACGAGTCTTGGCTCTTCAGATCGTGCGAGGAGGGTACTCAGCTGAATGGCAGTAACCTGAAGTTATCAGAAGGCTCGTATGTTGGAGAATACATAATTGGTGATGCAGGATACCCTCTTCTCCCCTGGCTCCTCACACCTTACCACCTGGAAGACAAGGACCCGCTCTCTGCAGATCTTCCTCCTTGGCAAGCCGAGTTCAACAGGAGACATTCTGCAGGGAGGAGGTTGAGGAGGAAATTGCagggctggaggaggaggaggaggaggtgcgacAGTTAG